Proteins from a genomic interval of Rhodothermales bacterium:
- a CDS encoding transposase, which produces MARYAISDATWERLAPLLPGRAGTPGRSGDDNRRFLDAVVWIARNGGPWRDLPAALGHWNSV; this is translated from the coding sequence ATGGCCCGCTACGCGATCTCCGATGCCACTTGGGAACGCCTCGCTCCGCTCCTACCCGGTCGAGCCGGTACGCCCGGCCGAAGCGGCGATGACAACCGCCGCTTTCTCGACGCCGTCGTTTGGATCGCCCGCAACGGCGGCCCCTGGCGCGACCTCCCCGCCGCACTCGGCCACTGGAACTCGGTC